The genome window TTGGACGCGAGTTTTCTCGCTTCTTCCCAAGCGGGAATCGTTTCCTTTTCGTATTTTCGATAGAGATCCGTGTTGCCCATTTGGAATAAACGGAAGATGATCGCGTCTTCTTTTCCGTTCTGACAAATCCCGTACCAAATATCTTCTTCCCGTTCGGTGATTCGGTTGGCTCGGATTCCCGCAAGTTTGGAACCGTCGATACAACCCGTGGCTTCGAATAAATCCTTCATCGCTTGCGGAGAAGTCGCTAAAATTCTTCTCGCCCTGTTTTCAAACGTTGCGATCTCGTCTTCAGGCAAAGAATCCTCCGGATTCGGAAGATCCTGTAAACCCGATAACACCCGGAGTTTGATGTTGGATTCCAAAACCCATTCGGGTAAATTGAGGGATTTTAAAAACAGATCTTCTTTCGGAAACCATCTGCGATAAACCGAACAGTCGACCAGAGTGAGAATCAAACTAAGAATGAATGCAAAACGCAGATAAGGGGAGAAAAACGATCCTGAGAGGACTTTTTGATTTGCCACAATAGGTAACATGTGATTTCTCAACAATAGAATCAATCAGGAATCTATGATCCAAGAACTGAAAGCAGACCTCAACGGAAAGGGACAAAAACATTGCGTGATCGTCTCCCGCTTTAACGAATTTATCACCGAAAGCCTTTTGAAAGGGGCTCTCGAATCCTTCCGTATGCACGGAGTCAAGGAAGAAGACGTGACCGTGGTTCGTGTTCCCGGCGCGTATGAAATGCCGGTGGTAGTCGCCAAGGCTGCCGCTTCCAAAAAATACGATTCCATCATTTGTTTGGGCGCCGTGATCCGAGGCGCGACCGCTCATTTCGATTTTGTCGCGGGCGAATCCGCAAAGATCGGATCGATCGGAGTTCAACATTCCATTCCCGTCGTGTTCGGAGTTTTAACCACGGATACGATCGAACAAGCGATCGAAAGAGCGGGAACCAAGGCGGGGAACAAGGGCGCAGAAGCCGCCGCGACCGCCGTGGAAATGGTGAACCTGCTTTCCCTCCTTTAAATGTCAGCCAGACGCACATCCAGAGAGATCGCCGTCATGGCGCTTTACCAATTGGAACTAACCGGGCCTCCGCTCAAAGAGGTTCTCAAGTTCAAATGGTATGATAAAAAAACGGAACAAGAAGAAAGGGATTTCGCCGTTTCGATCGTAAATGGGGTTGTGAAAAATCAGGAACAGATCGATACTCTGATCAAGAAGTACTCCAAAAATTGGGACTTTTCCAGAATCAGCGTCGTGAACAAAGCGATTCTACGTTTGTCCGTGTACGCGTTGTTGCATACCTGGGAAGTTCCGAAGAACGTTACGATCGACGAGGCTGTCGAGCTTACGAAGGAATTCGAAAGCGAAGAATCTGCCCGTTTCGTAAACGGAGTCTTAGACGCGATTCTCAAAAACGAAATCAAATCCGATGGATAAAGAAATCCGAAAAAACAGGCTGTTCTTGGAGGGAATAGAGGAGAAGGAACTCTATTTCCCGGAAGACAGAGAACCTGTTCGGATCCGCAGATCGTATAATAAACTTCTAATATTCTGGATTTTGATGGGAGTTCTCGTGTTGGGAGGACTCGGTTTTGCCGTTTACTATCAATTCTTCCGCGCTAAATCCCCCGAATCCGAATTTGCAGGCGCGTTCAATAAGGACCTCGTTCAGAATAAATCGGACATCAACCGTCTTTTGGAAAGACCGTATCTTCCGGACGGAAACGCGAACCCGCAATTGACAAAGTGCATCAATCTTTATAAGGAACGATTCACAAGACAAGCGTTCGACTATTGCAACGAGTTTTTGGATTCCACCGGAACGCAGGAGGAGAAGTCGATCGCATTGACGGTGTTAGGCGTCATTCACGACGAAAGCGGGCGTTATCCGCAGGCGATCGAGCGGCTTCAAAAAGCGGTCCAATACGATCCTAAGAATTTTTACGCATACTACAACCTGACCCTCGCTTACAAACACGCCGGAAGATTTGCGGACGCGAGAATGGCCGCGCTCAAAGCGAAAGAAATCGCTCCGAACGATCCGAGGGTTTCTCTTCTTGCGGGGAACTTGTTCAACGAGTTGAACGATCCCGATGCTGCGATCGACGCGTATAAGGAAGGTTTGTCCGCCGCGCCCGAAGACATGTATCTGACTTACAATCTCGCGGTCAGTTATTTTAAAAAAGGGGAGATTCCGCAAGCCGAGGAGGAATTTAAGAAAGTCGTATTAAAATCACCTTCGGGAAGACTCGCGGCCTTATCACATTCTTATCTGGGAAACATCGCGTATAACAAACAGGATTATCGAGCCGCGGAATATCATTTCCGTCAGGCGAGCAATCTTTCTCCGAACGAAGCGAAGTATCTCTATAACCTTGCGGTCGTTCTGCAAAAAAACGGAAACAAGGAAGAGGCGCTGAAATATCTCGAACTTGCGAGAGACGCGGGCGCGAACGATCCGGAGATTTATCGACTGATCGCGGAAGGATTCTCCAATTTGAATCAGGGAGAGATGTCCATTTCCGCGCTTCAGAAAAGTTTAAAATACAATCCGACCGATATCGATTCCCTTTTTCAACTCGCGGAAGCGTATTACAACAAAGGCGATCTTTTATCCGCGGAAGAAACGTATCGAAGAATCGTTTCCTCGACTCCGGGTGATAGTTTTACCGAAACGGCGCTCATCAACTTAGGAGTCGTGTTGGATCAGATGGAACGGTATTCCGAAGCGATCAGCGCGCTGAATCGAGTCGTCGAACTCAATCCGAAAAACGCGAAAGCCTATCATACATTAGGACTTGTTTATAAACATTCCGGGAACGGAACTCTTGCGATCGAAAACTGGAGAAAGTCGACTGCGATCGAACCCGAAAACGTGCAGAGCCGCGAAGCCCTCGGCGATTATCTTCTCGAGAATAAATTCTTCCGCGAGGCGGTGGAGGAATATACGGGGGTCGTGAAACACAAGAACGACGCCTACAAGGTATATCTCAAGATGGCCGAAGCCTACATGGGAATGCAGGACGATTCCAACGCGGAAAAGATTCTTTTGAAAGTGCTGAACACTTCGAGAGACGGGGCCGATCTGAAGAACGCCCACAAAAAACTCGCTTTGTTATACAACAAATCCAAGGATCCCGATTTGAAAAACCGCGCCAAGGACGAAGCCTTCCGTTCGGCGCACATGGACCCGAACGACATGGAAGGCCGTTTGGTGCTTGCAAAAATTCTAATAGACTCCAATTCGATTTTGGATCGCGAAAAGGCGATCGACGAATTGACGGCGATCGTGCGTTCGGACGTAAGACCGAAAACCGCAGCGACGGCGTACAACTATCTCGGAATCTGTTATTATAAAAACGGGGAATTTAAACGTGCGGTTCGCGCGTTTCAAAGCTCGATCGACTTGGATCCTTCGTTGTCCGAGGCTTACGAAAACAAACGGGCCGCATCCGCCGCTCTGGAAGAATCCACACGCAGAGAGGGATTCTTCTGAAACTTTTTTCCGTAAGCGTTTTACTCGTATTTTTTCTCCTTTTCCCGATTTCCGCGGCCGAAACTCCCAAAGACGAATTTAAGGAAAAAGTTTTAAACGCATCCAAGTCGCAAGCACAGGCGATCGGAGAGATTCGGGTAAAAAATCGAAACGATCTCGTTAAAGAATTACCCGCAATCTTTCAAAACGAGGATGAAAAGGTTCAACTCGCGATTCTTCGATTGTTCGGAGAATACGAGGATCTTGATGCGATCGCGCCGAACTGGACCGCGGCGCTCGACACCGTCTTTCAGAAGTCTACGAACGATAACCTGAAAAAGGAAATTCTTCTTTTAGCGGAAAAGAAAAAAGAGAAACGGCTGATTTATTCGGTGATCGCCGCGTTCAGCGATCCGTCCACGCAAGTTCGAATGTTGAGTTATCGTCTGATGCATCTTCTTAAGGACGATCGGGCGCTTCCGATTCTTTTGGACATGTCCCTTTCCAAAGATCCGGTTCAGAGGATGTATTTTTTGGAAGCTTCTTTGATCATCAAGGACGAACGGATTCAAAATCAGATTCATAAACTCGCAAACGACGAAAGCCCCGGCGTTCGTAAAAAATATCTGATCGCGATCAACCGACTCGGGATGACAGAAAAATTCTCCCAGTTTCAAAAATCCGCGACGAGCGATCCCGACGACGACGTAAGGCTGGTCGCGCTGGAAATTCTCAAAAATAAAAAAAACCGCCAGAATATTTCCTTATTTTACAAGGGCCTTACCGATCCCAATCCCGATATACGAAGAATTTCTCTCGAAGCCTTGTTGATCTTTCAGGACAAACAGGGTGCGAAAGCGATCTCCGAACAGCTCGCCAAAGAAGACACGCTTTTTCTCAAAGCGAGAATGATCGATCTTCTTTTGGATCTCGGAAGCAACGGAGGAGGTCAGGGGATTCTTGCGGTTTTGACGAACGGCGAAGAAACCGAACTGAGAACGAAGGCCGCGTTTGCGGTCGGAAAGCTCGGAGCGAATACGAGCGCGGTCGAGCTCACCAAAATTCTTTCCGATGAAAAGGAGAATATGGTCAAATGGCAGTTGATTCATTCCTTGGGCGAACTGAAGGATAAGAACGCCGTGCCTGCGTTACTCGTGCTTGCCCGTAATTCCCGTGAAAAGTTGAACCTGAGAATCGAAGCCGTCATCACGATTCGGATGATCAACGATCCGGACAGCCTTCCTTCCATCTTTGAAGCTTACGTTTCCGAAAACGATAAAACTCTGCGCAACGAATTGGAAAATACGATGCGAGAGATTTTGAATCTGAAGTTTCCTCCGAAACTTCCATAAGAATATTCGAATATTTTAATGGGCGAGTTCCCGCCAACGCGGGAAACGCGCTGCTACGGGTTCGCTGCTCGCTCATCTCTTCGCGTTTTCCGGTTTTAGGGAAAACGAATTTTTGAAAGAATGGCGAAGAGACAAGCCCTTCGCATCGCTCTCGCGGAGGATCGCCGAACACGTCCGCTATTTTTCGCATTTCACGATTGTTCCGAAAAAAAATATCCGCGTCTTCCCGTGGGAATTCCCGCGAACTCAAATCTATTTCTCCGTGGGAACTGCTCATTCCAGCCTCTTGTAATACCCGATCGAAACGTTCACAAAAAGGCCTTGATCGTGTGCTTTGTGCAGACCTAAAGCCCCGTATTGATTTTCAAAGGCGACTCGATCGGGCGAATCCGTCCAAGCGTTCGGCCAGAAACGAATCGAAGGCTCGATCATAAGACCGTCCTTACCTCCGAAAGGAAAGAATCGATAATAAACGCCGAGTCCTGCGGATCGAGTCCGATAACGATGTGTGGAGCCGGGTAGGACGTATTTGGCGCCGTATAAGAATTCGGCTTCGATCGCTTTGCGAACGGTTAGATCCGTAAAATACTCGTTTTGAGAAAGAGGGGGAACCCAATTCTCCGCGCCGTTCCCGGCGATCGGAAGATCGGAACGGATTCCAAGAGCTTGCGAAAGATACAATTCATCGGGAGAAGTTCCCGATTGAACGCGGTAAAAATGTTCCTTGAATTCGAGACGAATATCGAAGTTGGGAGTGATGAGATAACCGATTCCAACGCCCGTGGTATAAGGCAGATGAATCTTGAGATCCTGTTTTCTTTCGGTTTCGTTTAAACCGGCGCCGCCCATTCGATCCAAATGAAGATCGGAACCGTGAGAATATTCGAACACGAAATTTTTACCGTAGTAAGTTCCGGCCAAATTCCAACCGCCCAAAAGCGGCTGTGACAAACCTCCTTGCACGGAAAATCCTTCCGCAAACAAAAGGGCGGGAATCAAAAGAAGAAGAGAGATCCAGGTTTTGATTAAGATTCTTGACATGACGTTCCTCCGAACGAGTCTACAATACCGCGGATTCAAGGTCTCGTCGCCCCGCCCCATGGGGAGGAACCCGTTTTTCAGGAGAATTCTTTGATCGGTTTAAATTTAGGAGCCTTTGCGATCATGGGCGGATTGATTCAGTCCGTATTGCTTGCGTTCTTTTTCTTCCGCTCCGGTAGGTTCGGGGGAAGGGCCTTGCTTTTGGGTTGGGCGTTTCTGCTATTGTCCGTTCTATTTTCTCTGGGGCTTGCGTTTCAAACCGGATTCGTATTGGAGTTCCCGCATTTGTCCCGCGTAGGACATCCGCTGAGCGCGCTCGTGGCTCCTTTGTTCGCCTTGGCTCTCCAGAAATACTTCGGATATCCGAAAGAAAGAAGAATCTGGATTCTATTCTTCTTCGCGGTTCCCGCTTTGATTCTTCTTTATTCGATTCCGCATTACGCGATGGGTTGGGACGAAAAACTGAAATACGTTCTGGAAGATCGGGTCTCTCCTCACTTGGAATGTGTAGTCATCGGAGCCGTAACCTTGTGTTTCAATTTAGCCGTTTTTTTAAGGATCTACTATCGCCTGGGAGTGTTAGGCGAAGAATTTTCCGGTTCTTCGTTTCGGGAACTGCGCGTTTTCGGAAGATTCGTCTCGATTTGTATTCTGCTTTTGGCGGTCTCGGTTTGTTTGTTTTTTATTTTTCCGGGACTCAGCTCCGAAACGGTCAGCACTGCGGCCTTGTCGATTTGGGTGATCGTCTTCGCTTGGTTTCGGGTTTACTCCGAAAACGCAGCGGAACGTTCGGAGGATAAGGAAGGCGCGAAATACAAAAAGGCGTATCTAAGCGAAGAATCGGTAGAAAATCATGGAAAAAGAATATTCCAAATATTGAATGAACAAAAGCCTTTTTTAGATTCGGATTTCGATCTGGGAAGTCTCTCCGCGTCGCTTGGAATTTCCGTTCATGCGGCTTCTCAGGTGATCGGAAGGTATTTCGGAAAAGGATTTTTAGAACTCTGCCGTGAGTTCAAGGTCGCGGAGGCCGAAAAACTTCTCCAAACAACGGACTTGCCCGTTTTGCGCGTCGGTTTCGACGCGGGGTTCAATTCTAAAACGGCATTTCTCCGAGCGTTTAAGGAAGAGAAAGGGATGACACCGAGCGAGTTCCGGGAAAAACAAAAGTCCGTTTGAAATCCTCTGGGATTATGATTTGCGGGTTGTCGCTGATTCCTTTTTTCTAAGTGAGGATTCCACACCTTTCAGAGACGGATCGGATCGAAAAAATCATTGCAAGAGGGGCTTTTCGGAGAATTGTATATAACATGTTCCCTTTTGGTTTGATATGAAACTAAAAAGGATCGAAAGAAGAATTAGAAAAGGATACGTTCATGTCCGAGGCCATTGCACAAAACATAGAGGAACATTATCGTAAGCTGGAGAATATGTATCACGGGGCGCCCGTGAACGAATATTTTAAACCGAAACTCGCGATCGCAAAAGGTTCCTCCGAACTACGAATTCAAATTCGGGAGGATTTTTTTCACGCGGCGGGCGCGACCCATGGAGTCGTTTATTTCAAAGCTGCGGATGATGCGGCCTTTTTTGCGGCCAATTCGCTCGTAAAAGGAAATTTCGTTCTAACCTCCACGTTCAATTTGACTTTGCTCCGGCCGATTCAAACCGGAATTCTTCTCGCAAAAGGTTTGGTCGTTCAAAACGCAACGCATCAGATCATCGCCGAGGCTTCTCTTTGGGATGAGAGAGGAAGAGAAATAGGAAGGGGAATCGGAAATTTCGCAAAGAGTGCGATTCCTTTGACTCCGGAAATCGGTTATAAACTGTAGTCCGTTCCTTGGAAACACATTCAATTCATTGAATGTGTTGTTCCGAATCGAAGATCGCTCGCTCAATTTGTCGTAACGCAGCGTACGGAAAGTAAACTGCTTTTGTCGTTCGTAGCCATTTGCCCGTTTGCAAAGCTCAAAAGCATGGCGAACGTTTTGATGTTATCGAATGTCGTCGAAGTCCAATGTTGACCCGGTGTATTCGGGAAAACCGGATTGATTAGGGGTGCGGCCGGTTGTGCGTAATCCGCGAGACTTAGAAGTTCGTTCAGGTTGGGCAATCTCCAATCTGAACGTAATGCAAAATTCAGCGTTTCACAAAAGTTCCGGGCTCCGTTCCAATCTCGAGTGTTGACGACTCCTGCGCAGGCGGGGGCGATCAATCCGTCGACGCATTTCATCCAAAGAAGACCCGTATTGGAGTCGGCAACCGTTCCGTCTCCGTTATCCACGAATGCGGGCGGGGCAATCGGATTTCCGGAAACACAACGAAGATTGAGGATCGCGGCTTGGGTATTCGAATAAAAACCTAGGTTGGGAGCGTCGAAACGAATTACGGCATTGTTTCCAACGTTGAGAGGATCTAGGGTGTTGGTCCAGTAGCCTAAACCTGAAAACGTATTCGGGAATTGACCGTCGATATGCGGATTGTTCGTATAGTGAAGTAAGGAAGCAAGCTCTCTTAAAGTTGGAATTCTCCAATTCGTTTTTCCGGCATATCCTTTGCCGCCGTTGAGAGTGTTTAATTCCGTGCAACTTCCAGCCAAACCCGCGTTTGCGTTCGTCCAGCTAATCGAATTCGGAGCGCCGACAGAACAATTGGAACCCGATTGTCCTTGAACACAAGATTTCCATGTGAGACCGTGAAGCGTATCCAGAGTCGTATAATCGGTCGGGTACTTGCAGTGCTGCGTTGGCCCTACGAAATTTCTCGCATTGGGAACGTTATTGTATTCTCCGTCTTGACCGGTGCCTAGGCAAGGCGTGCTACCTCCAAGGGCGTTATAACAAGTGGTTTGTCCCGTATCGGCGACCGCGTTCGGATTGAAATTTGAAAATCCGGTCGGACATTCGTCTTCGGAGTTCTGATTATTTTGATTTTGCGAAGAGACAACCCCGATCATATATTGCAGCACTACGTAAGGCGGATCCGGTTTTTCGGGGGCTTTTACGCAGGAAAATAAAACCGCAAAAAAAAGAAGTATAAATCTCATGGCGTTGTCTCAAAATTCGATTTTGAAAATCATAGTTGAAAAAAAGAATATATTGATATTCTAATTCGTTTCGGAATCAATGCCGACTGCGAAACGTAGGCTATGGATTTCAATCCATCCTTCCTACTTGATTGATCGAATTTGAAAATCAATTTTTATGCGACAGAGTGTTCAGATTATAATACTTACCTGCTCTCAAGTTTTTCCGTGCCTCGAAAGAGAGGCTATTTTCTTCGGATCCTTCTTCCGAGAAAAATCGTAAGGAGAATGTTGTGTTAAAATAATCAAATTGAATTACGGCGGACTTGTGACGCAGATCGCGCTTGCCCCCATCGTTTTTACTACGCTGCCTACTTGTCCATTGTTGAAATTGATCGCCAAACTTTGCGAAAGCATGGCCGCTTCTTGATTCGTGGTCGAGGTCCAGAAAATGTTCGCGGGAAAATTCGGGAATGCAGCCGTTAGAATCGAAGGATTTCCTATGTTTACATAATCGACGATGCTTAACAATTCGTTGATGTTCGGAAGTCTCCAGTCGCTCCTTCCCGCTAATACTAACCCGTCGCAATTTGTAAGAGCGGAGTTCCGGTTTCCTACAAAGAGCACGCCGGCCGCACAGGCCGCGCCCGACATTCCCATCGGACATTTGGACCAAAGGAGATTGGTGTTTCGATCGGTGATCGTTCCGTTTCCGTTGTCTTGAAAGAAAGGAGCGGGCGTGGGATTGCCGGATACGCATCTTAGGAACACATTCGCATTCTTTACGAATGGCTGTATCGAGAATCCGGGATGGATAAAATCCACCACCCATGCCATCGTAGTATTCGGTCCATAATCGGTAATCGTTAGATAGAGGTTGCTTTGATCCGCATTGGGGAACTCCGTCGTTTCCATAAAAACCGGCGCGTTTCCGTAATTGACGATCGATAAAAGTTCGTTAACGGTCGGAATTCTCCAATTGGTTCTTCCTGCGTAACCGTTCCCCGTATTCTGCGCGTTGAGCGCGTTGCAAGACCCAACGCCGCCTAACGTGGCCGCATTCCAACTGATGACCGAAGCGGCTCCCGCGCACGCCGCACCCGTTTGCCCCTCGGGACAGGTTTTCCAAACCAGGCCGCGCAAATTGTCTAAGGTCGTATAATCCGTTGTATATAAAGAATGTTGCGTCGGTCCCGTGAAAGAGCGGATATTCGGAACATTGGTAAACTCCCCGTCTTGACCCGTTCCCGTGCACGCAGTGATCGCCCCCGCGTTGGTATAACAAGCGATTTGTCCCGTATCGCTGATGACGCTCGGGTTATAAGAAGGTGCAGGTGTTGTCGTTCCCGAGCCGTCGGAAGTTTCGTTTTGGATCGCTTGCGCGGTTAGATATTGAAGCAATTGAAACGGAGGATCGGGTTTGTCGGGCGGTTGAGCAATACAATATAAATTGAATATACAAAAAAAGGTTAAAAGTAATGCGCTCTTTTTCATAAAACCTCGATGCCGAATTTAAATTTCGTTAGAAAAGAAAAACCCCAAGTATGTCGTATCTACGTTGCTTTTCTTATTTTAAAACCGATAAAGCGGATAAAAAGATTTCAGGTTATAGTATGGGTTGTTAAATGAAGCGGGAGAGGCTTTCGAATGCTTTCGAATGGGAGAACTGTCCGGACTTTGCACACGCGGAAACGAAAAAATATTAGGAAAAAGAAATCGATCAAAGCGTATCTACGTAGATACTATCGTTTTTATCTAAGGTACGTTCGTAACGCAACGGACATATCCGCCGCTGGATTTATCCAAGAAGGAAGTGGAAAGACCGTCGAAAAATACGCTTATGGTTCTATCTTTTAGAAGAAGAAGGTGATTCGATGTTGTGGAAGTCCCAAAAAAGCCGGGATTCTATTCTGGAGTTTTTGTTCAATCTGTCATTGAACGGATACGTAGAGTCTCATTGAATCATTACTTAAATGGGATATTTGTAACACCAAAATCAAACGTTCGTTCTGCAACCGCCTTGCTTTCTCCTTCTTTCTTTCTGTTTGTTTAAAAAGGGGTTGAAGTTTCCGTTTCGCTCGTATAGAACAGGGTGAAATCTTTTTACTGCCGCAGGAATGATTCTAAAAGATCGTTGCGAGGTTTGTCTTTCTTAGCTTCTTTGAAAGTGTTTGTTTGACTTAACTATTTCGAATCAATACGCTACCGAAGAAAATTCGCATCTCGTTCTATAGGAATCACTCGATAGGGGAGTCTCTATGAAGAATAAATGGGTAGTGGTCGCAAATCGATCCGAAGCGAAAATTTTCGAGTATAAGGGATCAAAGAATGGTCTCGAACTTCTCGAAAGTATCGAAAATCCGAAAGGAAGAATGAGAAACCGTGAATTGATCGGAGTCTCCGGTCCCGCCAAAAGCGCCAAGGCGCAAAGGGTGGCTTATGACACTTCCTCCCTGCAAGAACCGAAACGAAAAGTTGCGGAATCCTTCGCCAGCCAGATCTCCGATGTGATCACTCAAGGAAGAAAGTCGAATCGTTTCCTCAGCCTCGTGCTCGTTTCCGAACCGAGATTTTTAGGAATGCTCTTGGACAAAATGGATCGAAAATCCCAGTCGATGATCTTTCATAAGATGGGAAAGGACATTCCTTCGACGAACAATCAGGAGATCCTAGAACACCTTCGAGGAATCCTCGTATAAAATCGGAATTTCATCGTCGATTCAAGTTCGAGGAAAATGCCTTTCGAGTTTCGGGAGGCATTTTTTTTCCCGATTCTTTCGTTTGAAATAAGACCTTTTCCAGTCGTAAAAAAATAGACAGAATCGTCCGTCTTCGGTTATCTAATTTTTTTTGATTTCATTTCGGATCTGAATCCGATATGGATCTGTTTGCGTTTATAAGATAGAAATTCGGAGATACTCATGGCCCAATCGCAAGGCAAATACGTCCTTTCCATCGATAGCGGAGGAAGCGGAATCCGCGCGTTTTTACTCGATCGCAAAGGGAAGATCGTCGAAAGACAATACGAAAAAACTCCTCCGAATATTCCCGAAGCCGGGGCTTTGGAACACGATCCGGAAGTTCTCTGGAAGGCTCTGACGTCTCTTCTGAAAAAAATCCAAAAGAACAAACAGATCGCGAAGGATATCGCAGCATTAGGAATTTGTAATCAACGCGGTTCCTTTCTTCTTTGGGAAAAGTCTTCCGGGAAACCTTTGACTCCGTTGATCAGCTGGGCCGACGTTCGTTCTTATAAAACCGCCGAATCGATGAACCGCAATCCGCTCTGGTTGTTCATCCGTTTTATTTCCACGATCATCGGAACGCTTACCAATCACCCGATGATGATCGCGACTTCGATGTTACGCTTTACCACGGATCACGCGACTTGCAGACTCAAATGGGTTTTGGACGGAAATCCCGAACTTAGACAAAGATGTAAAAAGGGAGAAGTTCTTTTCGGAACTTTGGATACG of Leptospira sanjuanensis contains these proteins:
- the ribH gene encoding 6,7-dimethyl-8-ribityllumazine synthase; protein product: MIQELKADLNGKGQKHCVIVSRFNEFITESLLKGALESFRMHGVKEEDVTVVRVPGAYEMPVVVAKAAASKKYDSIICLGAVIRGATAHFDFVAGESAKIGSIGVQHSIPVVFGVLTTDTIEQAIERAGTKAGNKGAEAAATAVEMVNLLSLL
- a CDS encoding PaaI family thioesterase, with product MSEAIAQNIEEHYRKLENMYHGAPVNEYFKPKLAIAKGSSELRIQIREDFFHAAGATHGVVYFKAADDAAFFAANSLVKGNFVLTSTFNLTLLRPIQTGILLAKGLVVQNATHQIIAEASLWDERGREIGRGIGNFAKSAIPLTPEIGYKL
- a CDS encoding helix-turn-helix domain-containing protein → MIGLNLGAFAIMGGLIQSVLLAFFFFRSGRFGGRALLLGWAFLLLSVLFSLGLAFQTGFVLEFPHLSRVGHPLSALVAPLFALALQKYFGYPKERRIWILFFFAVPALILLYSIPHYAMGWDEKLKYVLEDRVSPHLECVVIGAVTLCFNLAVFLRIYYRLGVLGEEFSGSSFRELRVFGRFVSICILLLAVSVCLFFIFPGLSSETVSTAALSIWVIVFAWFRVYSENAAERSEDKEGAKYKKAYLSEESVENHGKRIFQILNEQKPFLDSDFDLGSLSASLGISVHAASQVIGRYFGKGFLELCREFKVAEAEKLLQTTDLPVLRVGFDAGFNSKTAFLRAFKEEKGMTPSEFREKQKSV
- a CDS encoding Lcl C-terminal domain-containing protein — translated: MRFILLFFAVLFSCVKAPEKPDPPYVVLQYMIGVVSSQNQNNQNSEDECPTGFSNFNPNAVADTGQTTCYNALGGSTPCLGTGQDGEYNNVPNARNFVGPTQHCKYPTDYTTLDTLHGLTWKSCVQGQSGSNCSVGAPNSISWTNANAGLAGSCTELNTLNGGKGYAGKTNWRIPTLRELASLLHYTNNPHIDGQFPNTFSGLGYWTNTLDPLNVGNNAVIRFDAPNLGFYSNTQAAILNLRCVSGNPIAPPAFVDNGDGTVADSNTGLLWMKCVDGLIAPACAGVVNTRDWNGARNFCETLNFALRSDWRLPNLNELLSLADYAQPAAPLINPVFPNTPGQHWTSTTFDNIKTFAMLLSFANGQMATNDKSSLLSVRCVTTN
- a CDS encoding tetratricopeptide repeat protein translates to MLPIVANQKVLSGSFFSPYLRFAFILSLILTLVDCSVYRRWFPKEDLFLKSLNLPEWVLESNIKLRVLSGLQDLPNPEDSLPEDEIATFENRARRILATSPQAMKDLFEATGCIDGSKLAGIRANRITEREEDIWYGICQNGKEDAIIFRLFQMGNTDLYRKYEKETIPAWEEARKLASNNPDRAVRLANQVIEMEPAHPAARKLLGQLYLKGGYCRGSIRNYRLYLRVMPLAGDKWKIHEKLTEKCGEFLKPEPKREEEVELPDSDPDAL
- a CDS encoding HEAT repeat domain-containing protein yields the protein MSAAETPKDEFKEKVLNASKSQAQAIGEIRVKNRNDLVKELPAIFQNEDEKVQLAILRLFGEYEDLDAIAPNWTAALDTVFQKSTNDNLKKEILLLAEKKKEKRLIYSVIAAFSDPSTQVRMLSYRLMHLLKDDRALPILLDMSLSKDPVQRMYFLEASLIIKDERIQNQIHKLANDESPGVRKKYLIAINRLGMTEKFSQFQKSATSDPDDDVRLVALEILKNKKNRQNISLFYKGLTDPNPDIRRISLEALLIFQDKQGAKAISEQLAKEDTLFLKARMIDLLLDLGSNGGGQGILAVLTNGEETELRTKAAFAVGKLGANTSAVELTKILSDEKENMVKWQLIHSLGELKDKNAVPALLVLARNSREKLNLRIEAVITIRMINDPDSLPSIFEAYVSENDKTLRNELENTMREILNLKFPPKLP
- a CDS encoding tetratricopeptide repeat protein; amino-acid sequence: MDKEIRKNRLFLEGIEEKELYFPEDREPVRIRRSYNKLLIFWILMGVLVLGGLGFAVYYQFFRAKSPESEFAGAFNKDLVQNKSDINRLLERPYLPDGNANPQLTKCINLYKERFTRQAFDYCNEFLDSTGTQEEKSIALTVLGVIHDESGRYPQAIERLQKAVQYDPKNFYAYYNLTLAYKHAGRFADARMAALKAKEIAPNDPRVSLLAGNLFNELNDPDAAIDAYKEGLSAAPEDMYLTYNLAVSYFKKGEIPQAEEEFKKVVLKSPSGRLAALSHSYLGNIAYNKQDYRAAEYHFRQASNLSPNEAKYLYNLAVVLQKNGNKEEALKYLELARDAGANDPEIYRLIAEGFSNLNQGEMSISALQKSLKYNPTDIDSLFQLAEAYYNKGDLLSAEETYRRIVSSTPGDSFTETALINLGVVLDQMERYSEAISALNRVVELNPKNAKAYHTLGLVYKHSGNGTLAIENWRKSTAIEPENVQSREALGDYLLENKFFREAVEEYTGVVKHKNDAYKVYLKMAEAYMGMQDDSNAEKILLKVLNTSRDGADLKNAHKKLALLYNKSKDPDLKNRAKDEAFRSAHMDPNDMEGRLVLAKILIDSNSILDREKAIDELTAIVRSDVRPKTAATAYNYLGICYYKNGEFKRAVRAFQSSIDLDPSLSEAYENKRAASAALEESTRREGFF
- the nusB gene encoding transcription antitermination factor NusB; translated protein: MSARRTSREIAVMALYQLELTGPPLKEVLKFKWYDKKTEQEERDFAVSIVNGVVKNQEQIDTLIKKYSKNWDFSRISVVNKAILRLSVYALLHTWEVPKNVTIDEAVELTKEFESEESARFVNGVLDAILKNEIKSDG
- a CDS encoding Lcl C-terminal domain-containing protein, translated to MKKSALLLTFFCIFNLYCIAQPPDKPDPPFQLLQYLTAQAIQNETSDGSGTTTPAPSYNPSVISDTGQIACYTNAGAITACTGTGQDGEFTNVPNIRSFTGPTQHSLYTTDYTTLDNLRGLVWKTCPEGQTGAACAGAASVISWNAATLGGVGSCNALNAQNTGNGYAGRTNWRIPTVNELLSIVNYGNAPVFMETTEFPNADQSNLYLTITDYGPNTTMAWVVDFIHPGFSIQPFVKNANVFLRCVSGNPTPAPFFQDNGNGTITDRNTNLLWSKCPMGMSGAACAAGVLFVGNRNSALTNCDGLVLAGRSDWRLPNINELLSIVDYVNIGNPSILTAAFPNFPANIFWTSTTNQEAAMLSQSLAINFNNGQVGSVVKTMGASAICVTSPP